From a region of the Rhodococcus sp. 4CII genome:
- a CDS encoding PPOX class F420-dependent oxidoreductase — translation MSFTQQELDYLASQRLGRLATVQPGGTLQVSPVGFHYNADTSTIDIQGYNMAASRKFRNVADNGKVAFVVDDVPSVDPWRVRCVEIRGRAEALDAEAAQSNGLGGPTIRIHPERIISFGLGATDQDVHQLVSNARDV, via the coding sequence ATGTCCTTCACCCAGCAGGAACTCGACTACCTGGCATCGCAACGCCTCGGCCGGCTCGCCACGGTCCAACCGGGCGGAACCCTGCAGGTCAGTCCGGTGGGCTTCCACTACAACGCCGACACGTCCACGATCGACATCCAGGGCTACAACATGGCGGCGAGCCGGAAATTCCGCAACGTCGCCGACAACGGGAAGGTGGCGTTCGTCGTCGACGACGTGCCGTCCGTCGACCCGTGGCGGGTCCGTTGCGTCGAAATACGCGGCCGGGCCGAGGCTCTCGACGCCGAGGCCGCGCAGTCGAACGGACTCGGCGGCCCGACCATCCGCATCCACCCCGAGCGGATCATCAGCTTCGGCCTCGGCGCCACCGACCAGGACGTCCATCAACTCGTCTCGAATGCCCGCGACGTGTAG